Proteins found in one Magnolia sinica isolate HGM2019 chromosome 5, MsV1, whole genome shotgun sequence genomic segment:
- the LOC131245770 gene encoding pre-mRNA-processing factor 39-1-like isoform X4, with amino-acid sequence MGDTEPAVSQTSTVTEYPSMDYAPNDHCVVDSTSIPHGGAHAITGDSTLSVMLPGVDSALPDGSRLGDANADNMDPNLATKEAPSGLTMDDVNPSVGAADASKNGNDINDASQGSAVVDSTQVIGYDSTNGNGVSEVKNFTPAGNAENGSVSNEVGGAVVVVEQQFAEGPAISTEEDRLWSIVRVNSLDFNAWTALIQETEKVAEDNILKIRKVYDAFLVEFPLCYGYWKKYADNEARLGAVDKVVEVYERAVQSVTYSVDIWLHYCMFAILTYGDPDTVRRLFERGLAYVGTDYLSYPLWDKYIEYEYSQQEWSHLAMIYTRILENPIQQLDRYFNSFKELAGSRPLSEIRTAEEAAVVAASLETVGEGDQGEVQPDGVEQSPKPVSAGLTEAEELEKYVAIREEMYKTAKEFDSKIIDFETAIRRPYFHVRPLDDAQLNNWHSYLDFIEGGDDFNKVVKLYERCLIACANYPEYWIRYVLCMEASGSMELANNALARATQVFVKRQPEIHLFAARFKEQNGDIPGTRAEYQLVSSELAPGLLEAIIKHANLEHRLGNTEAAFSVYEEAIAVERGKEQSLVLPTLLIQYSRFLYLVAGNAEKAREILAGAFEHVQLSKLLLEAIIHLESIQSFPKRVDYLDSLVDKFVTPNLDNASMTSVTEREELSSIFLEFLDFFGDAQSIKKAENRHAKLFLHQKSTSESRKRHAEDFLASDRAKQAKSYAGIPTQSVMGAYPNAQNQWGAAYGQPQAWPQAPQTQGQQWNPGYAQQVI; translated from the exons ATGGGAGATACCGAACCTGCTGTTTCTCAAACATCAACTGTCACTGAGTACCCTTCCATGGACTATGCTCCCAATGACCACTGTGTGGTCGATTCAACTTCTATTCCTCATGGCGGTGCTCATGCTATTACTGGTGATTCAACTTTGTCAGTTATGCTGCCGGGTGTAGATAGTGCCTTGCCAGATGGTTCTAGGTTAGGTGATGCGAATGCGGACAATATGGATCCGAATCTAGCGACAAAAGAAGCTCCCTCTGGCTTGACAATGGATGATGTTAATCCGTCTGTTGGAGCAGCTGATGCCAGCAAGAATGGCAATGATATTAATGATGCCAGTCAGGGAAGTGCAGTAGTGGACTCAACTCAAGTCATTGGTTATGATTCTACAAATGGCAATGGTGTCAGTGAAGTAAAGAATTTCACACCGGCAGGAAATGCAGAGAATGGAAGCGTTTCAAATGAGGTTGGGGGAGCAGTTGTCGTTGTCGAGCAACAGTTTGCAGAGGGTCCTG CAATCTCTACCGAAGAAGATCGGTTGTGGAGTATTGTGAGGGTTAATAGTTTGGACTTCAATGCTTGGACTGCGCTCATTCAAGAGACAGAGAAGGTGGCAGAG GACAACATATTAAAAATCCGGAAAGTATACGATGCATTTTTAGTAGAGTTCCCCCTGTGTTATGGGTATTGGAAGAAGTATGCGGATAATGAGGCACGTTTGGGTGCTGTTGACAAAGTTGTGGAGGTGTACGAGCGAGCAGTTCAATCTGTGACCTATTCTGTGGACATTTGGTTGCACTATTGCATGTTTGCTATTTTAACATATGGAGATCCAGATACTGTTCGGAG GCTGTTTGAACGAGGATTGGCATATGTTGGAACTGATTACTTATCCTATCCTCTCTGGGATAAATATATTGAATATGAATATTCACAGCAAGAGTGGAGTCACTTGGCCATGATCTACACAAGGATATTGGAGAATCCTATTCAACAACTTGATCGCTATTTTAACAG CTTCAAGGAGTTGGCTGGAAGTCGGCCTTTATCAGAAATTCGGACTGCTGAGGAAGCTGCCGTGGTAGCTGCAAGCCTAGAGACTGTTGGTGAAGGAGATCAAGGCGAGGTTCAGCCTGATGGTGTGGAACAATCTCCCAAACCTGTAAGTGCAGGCTTAACAGAAGCAGAGGAGTTGGAGAAGTATGTCGCCATTAGGGAAGAGATGTATAAGACAGCTAAAGAGTTCGATTCTAAGATCATTGATTTTGAAACAGCTATTAGGAGGCCTTACTTCCATGTAAGGCCCCTCGATGATGCACAGCTCAACAATTGGCACAGCTATCTGGATTTCATTGAAGGAGGAGATGACTTTAACAAG gttgtcAAGTTATATGAAAGATGTCTAATCGCTTGCGCCAATTATCCTGAATACTGGATCCGATATGTATTATGCATGGAAGCCAGTGGAAGCATGGAGCTTGCGAATAATGCTCTTGCTCGTGCTACCCAAGTCTTTGTTAAG AGACAACCAGAGATTCACCTTTTTGCTGCTAGATTCAAAGAGCAAAATGGGGATATTCCAGGAACTCGTGCCGAGTATCAGCTGGTTTCTTCTGAACTTGCACCTGGTTTGCTAGAAGCCATAATCAAGCATGCAAATCTGGAACATCGACTG GGGAACACAGAAGCCGCATTTTCTGTATATGAAGAGGCCATTGCTGTGGAAAGAGGAAAAGAGCAGTCTCTGGTATTACCAACACTCTTGATCCAGTACTCCCGATTTCTGTATTTG GTTGCTGGCAATGCAGAAAAAGCGAGGGAGATTCTAGCTGGTGCATTTGAGCATGTGCAACTTTCAAAGCTGCTTTTAGAG GCTATTATACATCTAGAGTCAATTCAGTCATTTCCAAAGCGTGTCGATTACTTGGATTCACTGGTGGATAAATTCGTAACACCAAACCTTGATAATGCTTCTATGACCAGTGTCACTGAGAGGGAAGAGTTGTCTAGCATATTTTTGGAG TTTTTGGATTTCTTTGGAGATGCACAGTCGATCAAGAAGGCCGAAAATCGGCATGCTAAGCTATTTTTGCACCAGAAGAGCACATCGGAGTCCAGAAAACGGCATGCTGAAGATTTTCTGGCTTCAGACAGGGCAAAACAAGCAAAGTCTTATGCAGGCATTCCAACTCAATCGGTGATGGGCGCCTACCCAAATGCGCAGAACCAGTGGGGTGCAGCTTATGGACAACCTCAAGCTTGGCCACAGGCTCCCCAAACACAGGGACAACAGTGGAATCCTGGCTATGCTCAACAG GTTATTTAA